The Diorhabda sublineata isolate icDioSubl1.1 chromosome 9, icDioSubl1.1, whole genome shotgun sequence nucleotide sequence AGCACTTTTCATTCTGTAGCAGGAGAGCTATTTTCAGTTCGAAGAAAACCGTGGGTATAATATTCCTGACTGATGATTCTCGTTTGAATTTTGGAGATTTGAATCCAACCACTCACTACGTTGACGCAAACTCTGAAGAGTTATACGCAATCGTCGTTTAATCATAGATCGTATCCTTATTTTAGGATGTGCATTGTGTCATTTAGTTTGTGTTGAATTCTTTTGcatttaaaaacaacaatacAAGAGATGTAATGGTGTCATATTGAGAGTAGCGAAAAGTGGCCAAATCTGAATTGATCTAACTCGACAGAATGCGCGGACACGTTATGCAATCGGTTCTTActttaaaatgattaatattCTCATTGCTAATAAACTTTCTTACCATCAAAATATCATCAGCTGTTGCTTTTTTAAGTAAATTCCGTAACTCAGCTGTATCACTTGATCCAAATTTGCTATCTACAGCTTTACCAAGTTGAAGTGCTATTTCGGTTGGGTTGTCTTGTACGAGTCCTCCAGATATAGCGTTTCCACTTTGCATTATAACAGCATGGAACAGTTCTGTTGAAATAAGACATGACATAGCTCTATTTAGATCAAGTGAATTTCTATTAAATTCTTATAAAACCCGGTAATAGagttaatattcaaaatagtcACTGAGCATATTTTTACAAAACACTAATTCGAAATGAAATCtctcttttttatattaattaacaaattaggCGATCGCCTAGATCATGTAAATTAGGTTTAGTTTCAGTTGAGGTAATCGCACTGTACATTCTAGCGATCCTTCTCTTCTTACCACCGATTAAGATATAGGGATCGGAACCTTATCGCATTATTTGTTACTAGTGGCATTTTCTGGATCAGGATATGAATTTGCCAAAAGTTGAACGACATCATCTTGGTGTATTGccattaatattttctttaatgaGAAAACAATCGTCAACAATCTTTAACGTCTTTGCGTTATAAACATGACTTGGAATTAATAGCTTAATTAAGTAAACTGCTGTTATTGACATAAAAAGGAACAATTGCCATGTTTCGGATGAAatagtacaaataaaaattttagtcacTCTAAATGTAGAGTCTTACTCGCAAGCTGGATGTAGGTATATCAAACGAAGCAACCTTTCATTTCGTATAACTTGGTTTTCTTAATACATCGTCTTGATTTTCGATCTCTACTAATCGGAAGTATAAAtttcactcaatttttttagtttttcctcATTATTGAAAAGTTTCTCGTTCTtgtatgtgaaccatttctaaaaattccctttttattttcatgatttcatGATTTAAAaacgcaattttattttttaacgtattgatgacttttaatgtattttctaaatactgagatgtttgtcctatgtaagCCTCACAATCATTAGGAGGAACTTGTCACATGATATTACATCTtttgtttttggatgttttaGATTCTAGTTATGATTTTATGATACTAATATCATACATTCATTGCAAAAATTCTGTAGTTGtagggaaagtccttgtacatacggaaaggaaaaatgttttatgttttgctAGTCAGTTTCTGATTTGTTTCTTACTTGATTATAATATCTTATTCAACCTTATGAAATGCGAATTCTTCGACATGTTATTTACAActattttatcagaaaaattgaattttttcataaatgaattCTATAATGTTTTGCATAATAGTTGATGAGTGTACGGTTTTGCTTGGACGATATTTCACaagtaaattaatattatcGGTACTGGAGCGATAATCATCGTCTTTTTAGGTCATACACAGTTTCAAATAAAGTTAAAGTTTGAGATACCTTTACTGGGAATAATATTGTTAGTTCTTTGTACATTTAAGTAAGTAAGTAGTTGGTGAACTCCATAACAACCAATTTGGAACATCTTGGAACTTCTTTCAGTGGCTAAATTAAAGGTAATCTAAATGGATAGATAATTGAAAAGAGTAATAGAATGTACAGCACGATCACCAGACTTCGTTCTTAGTAGCTGTAATTTATCGAAATGTTTAATAGCAGAAAACATAAGGTATAAAAACCATTTGctatttatagaaatatggTTAAACGAACTTCACAATAATGTGGCGCTGCTCTAgatatttctgaattttttctaAAGGGAGAAATATATTAGGtgcatcgttttcaaattgTCGCACTTCAAACTTCACGCGTTTTCATAATTATCTTCAGTAATCCaaataattgattcatttcattttcctttCCTTTCCAACTTTGTTTAGTTAATTGTCTTTGATTAGAAATAAAGATGTGATAGGATACAAAAACAAGGAGTTTTTCACCTTAATTCATTTCCTGCAATTAGATTTTTGCTCGTGTAGCGCATAGTATGTGACTGtagataacatttttttattttcaatttacagtGGATTCAAATTACTATGATAGGTATACATTTTTATCATCCGGAATTTGGGCTAACAGGACAacaattagttatttttttacctttttttagCCTCAAATATAATAGCCTTAAATCTACTAGCCATATTGGTTAgctaaattgaataaatattccCGAAATGTTAGTCTGAacatcaatttgaaatattcatgtATAAAATGATACCTTTATTATCTGGCCAATCACCAAGCATGTGGTAACCTATAGACATAGCTCCAGCACTCTCTCCTCCAATTGTAACTTGATTAGGATTCCCACCAAATAAACGGATGTTTTTGTTCACCCATTCCATCGCAAATCTTTGATCTTTAAAACCAAGGTTTAATGGCATCGCTCCATCATCAGTTCCCACAAAGCCTATAATAATCATAcaggaaaaatatcaatatttgaggAGTCCCATCATTATTTATACGAATGATAAACTGCATAGACCTCTTACCGAATGGTCCGAGACGGTAATTGATGGTAACAACAACAATTCCATAATCCATCACATATTTTGGTCCGAAATAATCAATTGAACCGGACCAGGCACCCAAACCCCCACCATGAATTACAAATAGAACTGGAAGGATGTCATCACTACCAGGTTTCTGTACATAACAAAAACATCATTTTGTTGACATAAGAATATGATTATTAACTCATATGAAAGAGCTGACGTTTAACTTCTTGAACAAATTGTGATTTTTGTGGTAACCATTAGATTTCAAGTAAATGCTAAAGCACACGATTTTGATTCAATGGTTGACATATTTTTGCCATAaatctgttatttattattcCCCCTTCCACTTTCTAAACCTCATATATATAATTAGGGAGTATACAGAATCCACTCTTTTTATGTGGTTATTTAATGTTGTTTGAACTTTGTGTATGAATTTTAGTCATATTACAatcaatatgttttttataaaatgtgttgattcaaatttacttcaatataaCACATTTTCTTAAAATACGATGCACACTGCGAAATATCGATGTGTGATTTTTTCTATGAACCACTCTGTATATTGAATCATCATTTGTTCgtaatcaaaattcaaaataaagcgaaagtatttttatttttaattttctgaaaaagtggatcttttgttattattacatAATGTTCAGGTTCTAGAAACGGGCTCTGTTGGTGACGCGCCACGTTCTGGTATctgtaacaactaacgaaaatatggaaacagtggTGCTGGCGTTAGTTGAACAGCTGAACCAATCGGCAGAACATCAAATATACGATCGTTTTTTACGACGAATGCTGAAACGCGCGCAGTTTCGAATTTACCGTATCCATCTCCTCCACGCACTTCACGAGGATTATTCGGATCGCAAATTGGAATTTTGGTGTAGTTCCAGCATTCCATTTTGAGGTGGCAACCTTTAAGAATTAAGAATCCTAACGTTTTCATTGGAGAGGAATTGGGTTAAAGTTATCTGAAGATACTCGAATATTTACGTAGGCAAATGGACAATGATCCAACACTCGCCAACATCCGTCTTTTCATGCAAGATGCATCTTAAACCCACTACGCGGGATGTGCACAGAAGTACCTTCATTTTGAAGAAGGGATAGGCAGACGACAATTCGTTGATTGGCCCGCATGGTCATGTGATGCCCTTCTCAAGGACCGCGTTATCGCAAGAGGACCACACGTTCTTCTTGCAAACTGCAATTggagaagaatttgaaattctTCACGGACAGCTTTATACGCTTCACCGGATCTGCCTTTCCGTTGAGAAACGTTTCCGTAAATTCTGCTAAAATTTCGTACGCGTCATCCGAGCATCTCAGTCTATCCGGCCCTGCTCATTCTACACATCACTAAGAAAATCTAACAAAGAGCATTTTCCTATATTCTTGGATTAGAGTCTAGTATGTTGATCTTATGTTAAGACGTTAGAGTAATGTTTAGTTCAATATTTTCCGGTAGTTCAGTCATGTCAAGCTAATTCTAAGTCTCTTTCCTTTGAAAATCAGTTTGAAATTGCATGTGAAAATTTGTCGCTTCATCAAAATGTAGTTAGTTCATCTAATTAGTGTatggaaatgaataaaatttcaaatctccGTGAATTGTGAGGTATTGAGCAATAAGGAATAAtacctaataataaaaataatatggtGGATTCACAAACTTGATTCATTGTTAAACTCCAACTATAGTATCTTGCTTCGAAGCTATTAGTCTGTACAACATTGATTGTTTGAATTCATTACTTACTACTGGTGTGTATACGTTTAGATACAAGCAATCTTCGTTCGATATCAAAGTAGGATATTTGTGATCATGTTGATAacacatttttgtatttttagttgTATCTATTATTCCTTCCCACGGCTCAGATTCTCTTGGTACCTATAACAAATACATTAGATCATTGTACTTTCTAAAAACGAGTTTGATTGctacgaaaatttatttaatttgtaatagttTAGGGTTTCATAAAGGCCATCTTATTGAGATCCAtaagaagtaatattattttattgattgattgtAGTACTCTGGACTCGCTCTTATACGACAATTATCCTTCTCCTTCCCAGGAGTAGACATTTCACTTTGAACGGTTTGGTTTGTCTGATGTACTGCCAACAAATTGAACTTCTCTCGGTCCCTTGTTTTTTCTTTCCAGCTCTGTATGTTTTTCTTTCTAAGGTCTTCTTCCGCTACTTCCCACCGCAGTTTTTTGGTCCACCTCTTCTCTTCTAGCCCTCTGGAACCATCGACGACTTACTAAAGCTTCAAATACTGGTCTACAATTATATAATCTCGTTTATTATCAGGTAAATTCTATAATGGGTCTAAGACTGACTCACAAATTTTTAAGTTTCCTGATATGGTATGGAAAGAGGGAAAAACTCCTGTGAGCAGCATGCTCATCTTGAAAATTAGATTTAATACCAAACGCGATCTAGAAATTATATATGCAGACCATTAAGGTCCATAGCCTTGTTAAGACTTGCATATTTGGTCTTGGTTTTTGTTGTATAGGTCTTAGTCCTGGTCTTGGTAGTCTGAATATTCTGTGAAAATCAAAACCAGTTCTACTCACGagtgaatgaaaatgaaataagcctataaatattcaaaaaactaaatatttgtgCACGTGAAGGAAAATCCTACAAGGttaaattgcaaattttctttGACCATAATTTTTGCTTTaaggagaaaaaaaaatgaagaataaaaccaTGATGAACTCACCTCAAATCTGTACTCACCAACTGGTGGCATAGCGTAGGGAATTTCTTGAAAAGCGTAATAATCATTTCCTTTCtcactttttaaaatatgaCCACGTATTTTCCCTTTTTCTAACTGAACTATAAGATCGTCATTGTCACATTTAACTTCAAATATTGAAGCAAACAGAAACAACGTTAAACTTATTGTCAGCAACATGGTAAATTCTTATTGAATGCGAATAcctcaatataaatattatgtatttgaaatacttgaaacacataattttatagataatttagACAAACAAAGTACTTAAAATTTGAGTTAT carries:
- the LOC130448568 gene encoding juvenile hormone esterase-like; translation: MLLTISLTLFLFASIFEVKCDNDDLIVQLEKGKIRGHILKSEKGNDYYAFQEIPYAMPPVGEYRFEVPRESEPWEGIIDTTKNTKMCYQHDHKYPTLISNEDCLYLNVYTPVKPGSDDILPVLFVIHGGGLGAWSGSIDYFGPKYVMDYGIVVVTINYRLGPFGFVGTDDGAMPLNLGFKDQRFAMEWVNKNIRLFGGNPNQVTIGGESAGAMSIGYHMLGDWPDNKELFHAVIMQSGNAISGGLVQDNPTEIALQLGKAVDSKFGSSDTAELRNLLKKATADDILMTNITGGIAIEKDGPFSYRAYPSFLNGNYKKVPVLIGFNSEEMSFLALSNNDAQREAYDKDPSQLINDLYNMSPENKTIAGTLLKQIYTFNTSFLEDKGGYTRYNSDKSYTLGTCKQVELGSSVVPYYFYQFSYKGYLGGDMSNVDKLPPDVGKVGHTEDLRYMWDDGSNSDLSKFPEEDQLMLHRYVTMWTNFVKYFNPTPENDPLLDNMIWTTTEPNTMKYLNINSTFKMRTHPRQYSEVKQVIETYMQPPYTVF